One part of the Lapillicoccus jejuensis genome encodes these proteins:
- a CDS encoding gluconokinase yields MDTVVVMGVSGSGKTTVARGLAERMGWQFAEGDDFHPEANVAKMRAGTPLTDEDRWPWLRTVADWIGEQEAADRPAAVTCSALKREYRDLLREGHPSVRFCHVTAPAAKIHDRMEHRPDHYMPASLLTSQLDTLEPLQPDEPGVTVPGDGSPEAVLDAVVLALGLAAPVEHPTP; encoded by the coding sequence GTGGACACGGTCGTCGTCATGGGAGTCTCCGGCTCGGGCAAGACCACGGTCGCCCGTGGGCTGGCCGAGCGGATGGGCTGGCAGTTCGCCGAGGGCGACGACTTCCACCCGGAGGCCAACGTGGCGAAGATGCGCGCCGGCACCCCGCTCACCGACGAGGACCGCTGGCCCTGGCTGCGCACCGTCGCCGACTGGATCGGCGAGCAGGAGGCCGCCGACCGTCCGGCCGCCGTCACCTGCTCGGCGCTCAAGCGCGAGTACCGCGACCTGCTGCGCGAGGGCCATCCGAGCGTGCGGTTCTGCCACGTCACGGCACCGGCCGCGAAGATCCACGACCGGATGGAGCACCGCCCCGACCACTACATGCCGGCGTCGCTGCTGACCAGCCAGCTCGACACCCTCGAGCCGCTGCAGCCCGACGAGCCCGGCGTCACCGTCCCCGGCGACGGCTCGCCCGAGGCGGTCCTCGACGCCGTGGTCCTCGCCCTCGGCCTCGCCGCACCGGTGGAGCACCCGACCCCCTGA
- a CDS encoding ABC transporter permease, with the protein MRALTGGVAGGPVGELRTLGLLVRAGFRRETTYTAAMFAGLFTNVVFGFIRSAILLAAVAAAGGTLAGYDAGSVGAYVWLSQGLIGAVTLTGTAEIAERVRTGDVAVDFVRPVDVQLAHLATDLGRAAYTTIPRGLPSVAVGALTVGLVMPAQVLPYVLGALSVVLAVTLSFLVRFAVNLVGFWVVETRGITTLFTVAYGFLSGLYVPVHLFPGWLGVVATATPFPSILQSPIDVLSGRVLDGDAVRVLLVQVGWVAAAALLGQVLLRAGRRKLEVQGG; encoded by the coding sequence GTGCGCGCACTCACGGGGGGAGTGGCCGGGGGACCGGTCGGTGAGCTGCGCACCCTCGGCCTGCTCGTGCGGGCCGGCTTCCGCCGGGAGACGACGTACACGGCGGCGATGTTCGCCGGCCTGTTCACCAACGTCGTCTTCGGCTTCATCCGCTCGGCCATCCTGCTCGCCGCCGTGGCCGCGGCGGGCGGCACCCTCGCCGGGTACGACGCCGGCTCGGTCGGCGCCTACGTGTGGCTCTCGCAGGGGCTCATCGGCGCCGTCACGCTGACCGGGACGGCGGAGATCGCCGAGCGGGTGCGGACCGGCGACGTCGCGGTCGACTTCGTCCGGCCGGTCGACGTCCAGCTGGCGCACCTGGCCACCGACCTCGGCCGGGCCGCCTACACGACCATCCCGCGCGGTCTGCCCAGCGTGGCCGTCGGCGCGCTCACCGTCGGTCTGGTCATGCCGGCCCAGGTGCTGCCCTACGTCCTCGGCGCGCTCAGCGTCGTCCTCGCCGTCACCTTGAGCTTCCTCGTCCGGTTCGCCGTGAACCTCGTCGGGTTCTGGGTCGTCGAGACCCGTGGCATCACCACGCTGTTCACCGTCGCGTACGGGTTCCTCTCCGGGCTCTACGTCCCGGTCCACCTCTTCCCCGGATGGCTCGGCGTCGTCGCGACGGCCACCCCGTTCCCGTCGATCCTCCAGTCACCCATCGACGTGCTCTCCGGCCGGGTCCTCGACGGCGACGCCGTCCGGGTCCTGCTCGTCCAGGTCGGCTGGGTCGCCGCGGCGGCCCTGCTCGGCCAGGTGCTGCTGCGCGCCGGTCGACGCAAGCTGGAGGTGCAGGGTGGCTGA
- a CDS encoding ABC transporter permease — MAEPHAVTADPRPGRLAPYVDVLRSRVRAQRSYRTSFAFDLLGSLLVGLTELGEVWVVFHNVPVLGGLDFHGILLVFGLSNLAFSLADMLFGHLDRVPTYVRTGTLEAFYLRPQPVLAQLMVSDLQLRRLSRAAVALAALVAGLTLNDIAWSPLTALLLVLSVLSGTAIFGGLFVSAGALQFRLVNGAEVTNSFTYGGSYASAQPAAIYPTALKVTFGYLVPVVFVAYLPALLLLGQPGPSLLPAWLGWCTPVAALWVWGTALLLWRDGTRHYQSGGG; from the coding sequence GTGGCTGAGCCCCACGCGGTCACGGCGGACCCGCGGCCCGGCCGCCTCGCGCCGTACGTCGACGTCCTGCGATCGCGCGTCCGCGCGCAGCGCAGCTACCGCACGTCCTTCGCCTTCGACCTGCTCGGCTCGCTGCTCGTCGGGCTGACCGAGCTCGGCGAGGTGTGGGTCGTCTTCCACAACGTGCCCGTCCTCGGCGGCCTCGACTTCCACGGGATCCTGCTCGTCTTCGGCCTCTCGAACCTCGCGTTCTCGCTGGCCGACATGCTCTTCGGCCACCTCGACCGGGTGCCGACCTACGTGCGCACCGGCACCCTCGAGGCGTTCTACCTGCGCCCGCAGCCGGTCCTCGCGCAGCTGATGGTCAGCGACCTGCAGCTGCGCCGACTCTCCCGCGCCGCGGTCGCGCTCGCCGCGCTCGTCGCCGGCCTGACCCTCAACGACATCGCGTGGTCGCCGCTCACCGCGCTGCTGCTCGTGCTCAGCGTGCTCAGCGGGACGGCGATCTTCGGCGGCCTCTTCGTCTCCGCGGGCGCGCTGCAGTTCCGGCTCGTCAACGGCGCCGAGGTGACCAACAGCTTCACGTACGGCGGCTCGTACGCCTCCGCCCAGCCGGCGGCCATCTACCCCACCGCGCTCAAGGTGACCTTCGGCTACCTCGTCCCCGTCGTCTTCGTCGCCTATCTTCCGGCGCTGCTCCTGCTCGGGCAGCCCGGTCCGTCGCTGCTGCCGGCCTGGCTGGGGTGGTGCACGCCCGTGGCCGCGCTGTGGGTGTGGGGCACGGCCCTGCTGCTCTGGCGCGACGGCACCCGGCACTACCAGTCAGGAGGAGGCTGA